The following are from one region of the Rhizobacter sp. AJA081-3 genome:
- the fdhE gene encoding formate dehydrogenase accessory protein FdhE: protein MTMTATVRVMTPEEIAARAGGDTAFLHAPVRSTVFAERAMRLRQLARGHAMWDFLLFMADLAQAQQDRLEGFPSVPLPDADALDRAAQRGTPPLDAADWPRDPIWHGVARVIASDLRTSAPGGAKEALEKVADASGDWFERQADCLLTGVMEGLDLATAPLVAAALQVYWTHLATTLMQRGDGRGQPFGRIDDETACPCCGSRPVASITRSSGESLGQRYLHCSLCSLQWHMVRIKCPNCLSTKSLAYQALDAADASGEASQRVANAALQAETCDDCGSYLKIMHTDRDPFVEPVADDLASLTLDLLVSEAGYQRHGVNLMLLFGAPDAPPDPPPAQGGG from the coding sequence ATGACGATGACTGCCACGGTGCGGGTGATGACACCCGAGGAGATCGCCGCCCGCGCCGGCGGCGACACCGCGTTCCTGCACGCACCCGTGCGCAGCACCGTGTTTGCCGAGCGCGCCATGCGGCTGCGCCAGCTCGCCCGCGGCCACGCCATGTGGGACTTCCTGCTCTTCATGGCCGATCTCGCGCAGGCGCAGCAGGACCGGCTCGAGGGCTTTCCCAGCGTGCCCCTGCCCGATGCCGACGCGCTGGACCGCGCGGCCCAGCGCGGCACGCCGCCGCTGGACGCCGCCGACTGGCCGCGCGATCCGATATGGCATGGCGTGGCCCGCGTGATCGCCTCCGACCTGCGCACCAGCGCGCCCGGCGGTGCGAAGGAGGCACTGGAGAAAGTGGCCGACGCGAGCGGCGACTGGTTCGAGCGTCAGGCCGACTGCCTGCTCACCGGCGTCATGGAAGGCCTGGACCTGGCGACCGCTCCGCTGGTGGCGGCTGCGCTGCAGGTCTACTGGACGCACTTGGCCACCACGCTGATGCAGCGCGGCGACGGCCGCGGCCAGCCCTTCGGCCGCATCGACGACGAGACCGCCTGCCCCTGCTGCGGCAGCCGGCCGGTGGCCAGCATCACGCGCAGCAGCGGCGAGTCGCTCGGCCAGCGTTACCTGCACTGCTCGCTGTGCAGCCTGCAGTGGCACATGGTGCGCATCAAGTGCCCGAACTGCCTGAGCACCAAGAGCCTCGCTTACCAGGCGCTCGACGCCGCCGACGCCAGCGGCGAAGCGTCCCAGCGCGTCGCCAACGCCGCACTGCAGGCCGAGACCTGCGACGACTGCGGCAGCTACCTGAAGATCATGCACACCGACCGCGACCCCTTCGTCGAGCCGGTGGCCGATGACCTGGCCAGCTTGACGCTGGACCTGCTCGTCTCCGAAGCCGGCTACCAGCGCCACGGCGTCAACCTGATGCTGCTGTTCGGCGCGCCCGACGCGCCGCCCGATCCACCTCCCGCGCAAGGGGGCGGCTGA
- the selA gene encoding L-seryl-tRNA(Sec) selenium transferase — protein MSRPAESVVHGSKASAKDLPSVDRLLRSPAVAALVASHGHTLVAGQARALLDMLRVQALASALDTSAVQSDALHAALAARIAQRLAPRMRRVLNLTGTVIHTNLGRALLSDSALQHLLAMMAGPNNLEYDLDSGGRGDRDGIVEELLCTITGAQAATVVNNNAAAVLLSIAAMARGREVIVSRGELVEIGGAFRMPDVMASAGATLVEVGTTNRTHPADYERAIGERTALVMKVHTSNYAVQGFTAAVDEATLAGIAHGKGVPLATDLGSGSLVDLAAYGLPREPLPQEMLAAGCDVVTFSGDKLLGGPQAGLIVGTKEAIGRIRKFPMKRALRMSKLPLAALEATLMLYLRPERLAQDLPTLRLLTRPAAQIRAFAQQLAPAVAEAVVPRFMVEVADMQGQIGSGSLPVERLPSAGLAIAPLQKKGAGRALDELADALRALPLPVIGRVSDDRLLLDLRCLEDSAPFVAQLPLLKERLQ, from the coding sequence ATGTCGCGGCCCGCCGAATCCGTGGTTCACGGTTCCAAGGCCAGCGCGAAGGACCTCCCCTCCGTCGACAGGCTGTTGCGCTCGCCCGCCGTGGCGGCGCTCGTCGCATCGCACGGCCACACGCTGGTGGCCGGGCAGGCGCGCGCGCTGCTCGACATGCTGCGCGTGCAGGCCCTCGCCAGCGCCCTTGACACGTCGGCCGTGCAGTCGGACGCGCTGCACGCCGCGCTGGCCGCGCGCATCGCGCAGCGGCTGGCTCCGCGCATGCGCCGCGTGCTCAACCTCACCGGCACGGTGATCCACACCAACCTCGGCCGCGCGCTGCTGTCCGACAGCGCCCTGCAGCACCTGCTGGCGATGATGGCCGGGCCGAACAATCTCGAGTACGACCTCGATTCCGGCGGGCGCGGCGACCGCGACGGCATCGTCGAGGAGCTGCTGTGCACTATCACCGGCGCGCAGGCGGCCACGGTGGTGAACAACAACGCCGCGGCGGTGCTTCTGAGCATCGCCGCCATGGCGCGCGGCAGGGAAGTCATCGTCTCGCGCGGCGAGCTGGTCGAGATCGGCGGCGCCTTTCGCATGCCCGACGTGATGGCCTCAGCCGGCGCCACGCTGGTGGAGGTGGGCACCACCAACCGCACCCACCCGGCCGACTACGAACGCGCCATCGGCGAGCGCACGGCGCTGGTGATGAAGGTGCACACCAGCAACTACGCGGTGCAGGGTTTCACCGCCGCGGTCGACGAGGCCACGCTGGCCGGCATCGCGCACGGCAAGGGCGTGCCGCTGGCCACGGATCTCGGCAGCGGCTCGCTGGTCGACCTGGCCGCCTACGGCTTGCCACGCGAGCCGCTGCCGCAGGAGATGCTCGCCGCCGGCTGCGACGTCGTCACCTTCAGCGGCGACAAGCTGCTCGGCGGGCCGCAAGCCGGCCTGATCGTCGGCACGAAGGAGGCGATCGGCCGCATCCGCAAGTTCCCGATGAAGCGCGCGCTGCGCATGAGCAAGCTGCCGCTGGCGGCGCTGGAGGCCACGCTGATGCTCTACCTGCGCCCCGAGCGGCTGGCGCAGGACCTGCCCACGCTGCGCCTGCTGACGCGGCCCGCCGCGCAGATCCGCGCGTTCGCGCAGCAGCTCGCGCCGGCCGTCGCCGAGGCCGTGGTGCCACGCTTCATGGTCGAAGTGGCCGACATGCAGGGCCAGATCGGCTCCGGCTCGCTGCCGGTCGAGCGGCTGCCCTCGGCCGGCCTGGCCATCGCGCCGCTTCAGAAGAAGGGGGCGGGCCGAGCCCTCGACGAACTCGCCGACGCGCTGCGCGCGCTGCCCCTGCCCGTCATCGGCCGGGTGTCCGATGACCGGCTGCTGCTCGACCTGCGTTGCCTCGAGGACAGTGCACCCTTCGTGGCACAGCTGCCACTGCTGAAGGAGCGGCTGCAGTGA